One region of Phragmites australis chromosome 18, lpPhrAust1.1, whole genome shotgun sequence genomic DNA includes:
- the LOC133898308 gene encoding uncharacterized protein LOC133898308 — translation MASDAAAAGKGTVLTLPEFELMERRKILSKVIEYRRKHVQPRGSAVAADVGAAATAEPTAAVNQVLDEPFLCQQLPAESGHNNSLTVAVVHPKPEANGPVLAATAHVCVPSCGVLVEQIKRIGGLVDDFISAIVGHCTPANQIEEHRKRCATYSQKALMFAITTFAAYLGSASASTGNTAFKVAIAAFFVAVLADLTSVTRTPKWGSFLVYLSWFLLVLVSYLLLVSFNKDYSYAIIPVPLPIIVALLQHKLRPGVRQQSNTDIESAGEALNTKHKADQDVHTEAEAAQDLDRIFDLAAGIVNCGGLVSMLLGHYLVGPNQHIAVSAIWFFFFFTVVLGLYLMMITTVRPVALTLHARHLTVLLKVLLVITLITILIHGVPSSGNDSHA, via the exons ATGGCgtcggacgcggcggcggcggggaaggGGACGGTGCTGACGCTCCCGGAGTTCGAGCTGATGGAGAGGCGGAAAATTCTCTCCAAGGTCATCGAGTACCGCAGGAAGCACGTCCAGCCGCGCGGCAGCGCCGTTGCCGCCGACGTAGGTGCCGCGGCCACCGCCGAGCCCACCGCCGCGGTCAACCAG GTACTGGATGAGCCATTTCTATGTCAGCAACTGCCTGCTGAGTCTGGACACAACAATTCACTGACTGTGGCCGTGGTACATCCTAAGCCTGAGGCGAACGGTCCGGTGCTGGCGGCCACTGCACATGTTTGTGTCCCATCCTGCGGCGTTCTTGTCGAGCAGATCAAGCGCATCGGCGGGCTAGTTGATGACTTTATTTCA GCCATCGTCGGCCATTGCACCCCAGCCAATCAGATCGAGGAGCACCGTAAGCGTTGCGCTACATACTCCCAGAAGGCACTAATGTTCGCGATCACCACGTTCGCCGCGTACCTGGGTTCTGCATCAGCCTCCACTGGAAACACGGCCTTCAAGGTCGCCATTGCAGCCTTCTTCGTTGCTGTCCTTGCTGACCTTACCTCCGTGACGCGTACGCCAAAGTGGGGCAGTTTCTTGGTTTACCTCTCATGGTTCCTTCTGGTGCTAGTGTCATACCTCCTACTCGTATCGTTCAACAAGGACTACAGCTATGCCATCATCCCTGTGCCGCTCCCGATCATCGTCGCCCTCCTTCAACACAAACTGCGGCCTGGAGTGAGGCAACAAAGCAACACCGACATCGAATCAGCTGGTGAAGCTCTCAACACCAAACACAAAGCTGATCAAGATGTCCACACCGAAGCCGAAGCTGCTCAAGATCTCGACCGCATCTTCGACTTGGCAGCTGGTATCGTCAACTGTGGTGGCCTTGTCAGCATGCTGTTGGGACACTACTTGGTGGGGCCAAACCAACACATAGCTGTCAGCGCCATctggtttttcttcttcttcactgtCGTTCTCGGCCTCTATCTGATGATGATCACAACGGTGAGACCTGTGGCGCTCACTCTCCATGCGAGGCACCTCACCGTCCTACTGAAGGTCCTGCTAGTAATCACGCTTATCACCATCTTGATCCATGGAGTTCCCAGCTCAGGGAACGATTCACATGCCTAA